In the genome of Pseudomonas putida, one region contains:
- a CDS encoding cation:dicarboxylate symporter family transporter — protein sequence MAKTSLVTKIIVGLVLGILVGALLNIYPDYKVWVSSQVLQPAGDIFIKMMKMIVAPLVFACMVSAVAGNGDSKAIGRVGVKTMFYFFVVTGIAIVCGLIIGNVAQPGTGANLSTLSAAQSLTLPSSSEGGDFGNVMLAIIPDNIVNAMAQGNLLPILFFSIMFGFGVNALDADKKRPLIAVFNAISGAMFKVTHIVMHYSPIGIFGLIGVTVSNFGLSALLPLGKLILVTYAAVLLFGLVVLGGIAKAVGINIFDLIKFIKDELILAFSTATSATVMPQLIEKVEAYGAPRSIATLVIPTGYSFNLDGASLFVGIGTLFIAQLYEIPLSLADQAVLVLIMVLTSKGAAGVPGAMFVILTATLTSAGLPVEGIAFIAGVYRLMDMPITALNVLGNALAPLVIAKWENQFRIAPTEQPGAVTSERPASALASEGGV from the coding sequence ATGGCTAAGACGAGTTTGGTTACAAAAATCATCGTGGGCTTGGTACTGGGCATTCTAGTGGGTGCCCTGTTGAATATTTATCCAGATTACAAGGTATGGGTGAGTAGTCAGGTTCTGCAGCCGGCTGGTGATATTTTCATCAAGATGATGAAAATGATCGTGGCGCCTCTGGTCTTTGCCTGCATGGTCAGTGCCGTTGCCGGTAATGGCGACAGCAAGGCGATAGGGCGGGTGGGTGTCAAAACGATGTTCTATTTCTTCGTCGTCACGGGTATCGCCATTGTTTGTGGTTTGATCATAGGTAATGTGGCCCAGCCGGGTACCGGCGCAAACTTGAGCACCCTTTCGGCTGCCCAATCACTGACGCTGCCATCTTCCTCGGAGGGCGGCGATTTCGGGAATGTGATGCTTGCTATCATTCCGGATAACATCGTGAACGCAATGGCGCAGGGTAACTTGCTGCCCATCTTGTTCTTTTCGATCATGTTCGGTTTTGGTGTGAATGCGCTTGATGCGGATAAGAAGCGCCCGCTGATCGCTGTGTTCAACGCCATTTCTGGGGCGATGTTCAAAGTCACGCACATTGTCATGCACTATTCGCCGATCGGCATCTTCGGCCTCATTGGCGTGACGGTGTCTAACTTTGGGCTTTCTGCGCTGTTGCCGTTGGGTAAATTGATTCTTGTCACTTACGCCGCTGTCCTGTTGTTCGGACTGGTCGTGCTGGGCGGGATAGCAAAAGCCGTCGGCATTAACATCTTCGACCTGATCAAGTTCATCAAGGATGAATTGATTCTGGCGTTCAGTACCGCCACCTCGGCTACCGTGATGCCACAGCTTATCGAGAAGGTTGAGGCTTACGGCGCCCCGAGGTCCATTGCTACGTTGGTGATTCCTACCGGGTACTCATTCAACCTGGATGGCGCATCGCTCTTCGTGGGCATTGGTACGCTTTTCATCGCCCAACTGTATGAGATCCCCTTGAGCCTTGCTGACCAAGCGGTGCTGGTGCTCATCATGGTGCTGACGTCCAAAGGCGCGGCGGGTGTACCGGGAGCGATGTTCGTCATCCTCACCGCGACGCTGACCAGTGCCGGGCTTCCCGTGGAGGGCATCGCTTTCATCGCCGGTGTGTACCGCCTCATGGACATGCCGATCACCGCATTGAATGTGCTGGGCAACGCCTTGGCTCCCTTGGTGATCGCCAAGTGGGAAAACCAATTTCGAATAGCGCCTACCGAGCAGCCTGGTGCCGTTACGAGTGAGCGCCCTGCGAGCGCCTTGGCAAGCGAAGGGGGTGTTTGA